The DNA segment ATAAATTAAGCTTTTAAAAAACTCTTATTCCTGAAAATGGATTTTCGATTTGATTTTGCTGTTGATGAAAATGAGAACAGTGAGGCAGATGCTCAGTTCTTAGTGCTGTGCTCTCCAGAGCACAAGCAGGAATCCAGGGAAAAGAGCAGGGGAACTGCCGATCTCACAGCCAAGTCCAGCCCGAagctggctgctgctcagcaccaggATGAGGCAGCTTTGAAGAAAAACCTCTGTGTGAAAGCTGCCAAGGAGCACAGCATTCCCCAAGATCTCAACAAATTATTGGAAAATAAAGTCATGGAAACAGTATTGGACCTGTCTTCTGTAAAGCTGTCTGTAGTGGAAATGACATGTTCAGGTGATGCTGACAGTGAAGGCATCGTGTCCAAAAGTGTTTCTTCTCACTCTGATCTCATCCCAGGAGTCTACGAAGGAGGGCTGAAAATCTGGGAGTGCACCTTTGATCTCGTGGACTACTTTTCTGAGGCTGAAATAGAATTTACCAACAAGACTGTATTGGATcttggctgtggggctggattGTTGGGAATTGTTGCTTTACAGGGTGAAGCTGCCAGAGTCCATTTTCAGGACTACAACAGCACGGTGATCGATGAAATAACCTTGCCTAACGTGGTGGCCAACTGTACCAGTGAAAGCAGGAGGATGGGCAGTGGGAAGGACAGAAAAGGCAGCAAGCCTCCTTCAAAGAGGCCCAGGAAAGCAGAGGGCTCACCTGATGTGCTCAAGagatgcagatttttttctggagaGTGGTCTCAAGTCAGCCAGCTCCTGTTGAACAGCAAACCCTGTTTGAAGTATGATTTAATTCTCACCTCTGAGACCATCTATAACCCTGACTACTACAGTGCTTTGCATGATACACTGGCTCAGCTCCTGGACAGAAATGGCCGTGTGTATTTGGCAAGCAAAGTGCATTATTTTGGAGTTGGTGGTGGTACCTATCTCTTTGAGAAATTCATTGAAGACAAAAAAGTGTTTAAAACCAGGATGGTTAAAACAATCGATCAGGGTCTGCAGCGATGCATTATGGAAATTACCTTTAAAAATTCCTGTTAAAATTAAAGTACTGATCTTCCAAAAATAGCTCAAAAATGTTTTAATCCTCATGTCTCTTTGCTTTTTCCTCTGTTATTCTAGTTTAACAAATTAAGGGTGGTGGTTGTTGAAATGTTTGACAAATTCTGGTGTTTGACCAGAAGTGAGGGACTTCTCTGATGTTGAATTTGCATAGAGTTCTGCTTAAAGCAGCATCTGTTTATGATAATTCATTTATACACAAAGATTAAGCAAGTCATTGTCTCCAGCCAGGCTTTCCCATTCTCTGTCAGCAGCAGAACTGTACATCACAGGAATGACATACATGACATATTGTGGCTGAAGGAGATAAATTTAGCATCCAAAATTAGTGCAAGAGGCTTTTCTCAAAGGTTGGGCAGCCTAACTGCAGCCAGATCCAGGCAGGGACCACACacctctgagctctgctgctttgCCAGCAGAGGGGGATGTGATTGCATTTATCACTCGTGGGGATCTCAGGAATCCATGTAATGTTTCCATGTGTAATGTACACATGACCTATTCAAGCCCTTTAAAGAGTGTAACAATATTAACTACTGTGGTCTAAATTTTCACATTCAGATTCTGTCACAGGCTAAGAAAATTTCAGCAAGGAATTAGAAAAAGCCATGCTGGTTTAGAAGCTGACTTGAAAGAATATTCTACACAGGATAAGCTCCTTCTACCAACCAACAAGCCTACAAATGAAATACTGGAGGATGATAGGACTGAGCTTTAGCAATTAGAAAAGGAGATAAACTGTACTATTACAGAAATTTAATAGATTGCAGTACTGTTTTAAACaagatttttccagaaatgaatTGCCCCTTTTTCTAAACTTGCTGGGGGTACCACAGAACATCCACCTCTTTAATCTTTCCACAGCAGTTTGGCAGGACAGAAAGCACTCAGAAAAGCCTGCCATACAAGGCACTTCCCTGGGCTGAAGACACTGATGTTGCTGAAAAAATCACTGCAGACAAACCCCCAAAGAACTAcacaacctggccttgagcactcaCTGCTACTGGCAattcaaacaagaaaaaagaaatccattGCATGTTTTGCCCTGGCCAAAACCAGACAGAAAGCTCTTAGACAGCTGTTGTCATCATGCACTGCTTTACAGGTGCCCTTGCAGAAATACAAACTTGGAGACAGTGGCCACTGCTGTAAACTGGATGCAAGGTTCTTCAGTGTAGAGCAGAAGGAAATAGTCTAAGGGGATGGAAAGAAACTTAGTACAGCAGTGATGTAAATCACTTTAATTATGCCATCAAGTTTCCACCACTGAAGCCTCCGAAAGTCAATCCCAAAGTTCCTATTTTGAACCTGCTGCTATTAAGATAAGAGTTGTAAAGGATTTCCTGTACTTCACAGAAGAGCCTTCACTACTGTTCCAGACTGTTTTAAAGGATGCTTTGGAAACTACTGAATTTAGCCTCATAGGAtaggagagggaggaaaaaagtcaGTTTTGCCATGACTGCCATGGTGCTTTGGAATTTTTCTGCACTAACTCTGAAACTTAGTGATGGTAACTGCTGACTACAGAATGAGgaacaaaaaaaagttttagCTTTAGCAAATTAAGAAGGTACTGTTaacagcttttttattttttttctctgccaaAACAGAGATGCTGGAAACAAATGGGTTACATTTGTCATTTTTCAAGCTCAATCCTAAGATAAATCATGGCTTGCACTGACTAGTTCTACACCTGCTGGTCTAGTGAGAACCATACCTCAAGTAATAAGAAATGTTGACCACCATGACAAAGAATATGGTTAGGAACAAGAATCTCATGTAATTTTGGATGAATAAATGAAGAAGGTACTTAAAATCTTCTACTATAATATTTCCTCTTGATAATATTCCACTATTAAACTCACCATCTCTGGTTTAATTACTGTGCCTTCCCTCAGTATTTGGTTCAAACATAGCTGGTTTTGTGCAAGTACAGAATCAGAATTTTTAGACTTCAAGGGAAGAATGGCAGAGCCACAATCTTACTGTGACTGCACATCTGCAAAACAAATAACCCCACACAGTATAATTAGCTTCCCATTTCAGAATCTGATTAGAgaatggaagatttttttttcaggttaaatCAGCACAATTAGCATTGGGATTTCCATATTTGAGATGAGTTCTGTTCTTAGAATTCAGCAGGTACATGCTGAGAGGAAACAGAATTCAACACTTAGTTTTGTAGGTTGTTGATGTTTCAACTTCAAATAATACTAATTTCCCTCATTTATATTCAGGCTTGCTCTACCTGAAAAATCCTCACCATCCTAGTGACCAGTATCCTGCTCCTCTTCACAAACTGgaatagaagaaaataaatgtttcacTCCTTTGCAACACCATGGAATGACCAGGGAAATTAAACTGCCCCAAATGACACTGCTCtaaaaaaaataactgaattGGGAGATCCCTCaaagtttggattttttttttatgacacATTAAAATCTTTCTTCTGTGAAGAAATAAAAGTTAGAGATCAGCTGGTAAATCAATTTTTTTATCAGCTTACTCCAAATCATCACCATTTTTCTCTCCTCACATTTTGAACACGTCATTACAGTAATAGGTCCCGTGTAAATTATGTCTTTCCTGTAAGTATTGTGGAGACAAAGATTAAAATCAGTCATTAAATACCTCAGGAAACTAAATTGAAAGGCTTGTTTGTTTTAACACAGCTATCCCTAACTGATGACTTCCATTTGAAGACTATTTGCCAGTTTTGGGAAATGAGGCTATTTAAAACTCAGGCTTGTATACTGGCAGCTACAGTTATTTTACTAAAGCTGAGAGGAAGAAGAGCCCTTGACAATGGAACTGGGAAGTGCCTGATTTGCAGGTTACTGACTTGTGTGCTATTCTTGGTTATTAGGCACACAGGCTCTGAAATCAAAATCTTGTTAAGTAAAATCAATCCTGCCATCATTACCACAGTATTTGAAGTGCAGCCAGATAAGCATTGCACAGGAACTCAAAGAGAAGCACAAAGAGCAGATGCAAAAGCAGGCAAGGGTGCTGGAGGGGAAAATCCAGGCTGCAAGTGGGGGGAATCTGGTGCCAACCAAGAGACCTGTAGCACCAGGTTCAGGAGATCCTGTTCTGAGGAGATTATTGGGATGGAGACCCCTGGAACTCTTCTGGTGAGGACTGGACTGAAAGGTTTGAAGATAAGAACAGAAAATTCCTGTCCACCCAACTGAAACAAAGGCACAGAAGGGGGATTTAAGAGGGATCACAACTGTAAGAAGGGAGTAACAGCAGGATTTTTGGTGACAGAAACTGGCCTAAAGTGTCTCAGATTTCCTGATTTGTACTGTTAGAGTCACTTGCATGCTGAAAAGGAAAGGCTTCCCCTATACCACCAGATACTGCTGGGTAAGTGCAGTAGGAACCACAGAAAAGGGAAGAATTGATATAGAATTGCCTCTGGAAATCAGCAAGCCTTCAGGACAGCAAGTCAATAAATTCACAAATTAATTAAATGAAAAGTATGAAACAAAAAGAGTGAAAATTGTAGCCAGTAGTTTCGTAACAAACAAAAGGCAACATCCTGCCACAACAAGAGGGTAATGTTAGCTAATTCAGACACTTTCTAGGTGTACTGAGGAGGTGGTTCACTATAACTTAATTACTgctaggaaaataaaaacaaaaagcattaTTAAATTCACACAAATCAAAGCAGTCCAGGGGAATCAGAATGAAAGAAGCATTGGCAGAATTTTTACATTGCCACCAGTCTGCTACAGGGAAGGTTCTTACAGGAAAATCAAGTATCATGATCATTACTTCTGCAGGATACTAGATTTTAAAATCATTgagtaaataaaacatttagATCACTGGTGAAGAACTGTAACAGTCAACACCACCCTCCAcaccaatttttttaaaatgtgggcAAGATGAAAAGCCTAAAAAGTAAtagaaaaacaaattgaaaacaCTGTGGTCAAAAGACCAGTGAACAGGTTTAGTCCAGTGGTGTTTGAAGTTGGTGGTAAATCCTTGGGTATCCTAAAATAGATCAGTGAAATGGGACTGGATGAAAACAAATTAGAGGTAAGAGGTGTGGGAGTGTTTAACTAAAGGACACatcaaaaggaaaggaaaaagggttAGAACATCAGACTCTGCACAAAGGAATGTTTGAAAAAATAAGATATAGCTGATGGCAGAGTCCAGTCACTCCAGATTTATAGTTACACACAAAGAACAGACATTCAATTTTATTTAACAAAGTACAGCTCACATTTACCAGGTTGGACTGCTCATTGGCTCACAAGTTTATTTCTTGTCATCTGACCATGTAATTTCATAATCTGTGTACTCTTTCTTCAGTATCTCTACAGTGACTGAGTGATCTGCTTTTCCATAGCCCTGCAAGACAGAACAAATTGGACATGGACATTAAGTCTTCAGAACCATTCAGTTCTTACCAACACAAGTTGTTCACGTGCAAATCAAAAGTTCTAAAAAAGTTACTCTTGCAGtatcatgttttatttttctattaccCTCTCCAACTCTTTCCCTTCCAAATCAAAATTCTACAAAATAAATGAAGTGGGGTCAaatagaaaatgcattttttacaCAATTTCTCCAGCAGAAAGCTTGCTTTAAAATGTTCCCACTGCATTTATGGAATGTTGCTTTAAACCACAGGGATTGCATTGACCCAATTTGATGTGTGAGCATACAAACAGCTGATTTGGCTCAGCTGTGGGAAAGGGAATAAGCAAACAAGTGTGAGCACTGGAGCACTACTCTGGCCACTAAAGAAATCACAGTcttcatgttttatttatttcccatCCTGCCTTTGCTGATAATAGCACAATTTTAAGTATCTGTGCTCTTCAGCCATTGCAACTCCAAGGTAAGGTCAGATGACCCATGTGGTTTTTTGCCCTCATTTAAAAATCACTGGTCACAGTGTTACTGTTTCACTGAAATTTAAGGCAGTTGTGGTCAAAGTGGTCTCTCCATTATTGTCTTACATGATCAGAATCATCTTGATTTCTTATTTCAGAACTACACATAACAGTGCAGTACACTGATAGAAATCTGTGATTTACaggttattttttccccataataTTTCACATGGAAGTTTACTTagaacactgaaaaaaagaGCCCAAGGTTGTATTATCAAACAAAACATACTGTTATTCATCAGTGATGGCTCCAAAGAGGAGCAGCTTAAATAAACAAGCATTTAAACTGAAAAggttaaagctgatgcattatAAAATGTAAGCTTCTCAAAAAATAACAGATAATATAGTCAGTTGGAAAGCAACAGATCCATGGCTTGCCTTGGCAGCCACTTTGAAAACCTCATCCAG comes from the Passer domesticus isolate bPasDom1 chromosome 7, bPasDom1.hap1, whole genome shotgun sequence genome and includes:
- the METTL18 gene encoding histidine protein methyltransferase 1 homolog, translated to MDFRFDFAVDENENSEADAQFLVLCSPEHKQESREKSRGTADLTAKSSPKLAAAQHQDEAALKKNLCVKAAKEHSIPQDLNKLLENKVMETVLDLSSVKLSVVEMTCSGDADSEGIVSKSVSSHSDLIPGVYEGGLKIWECTFDLVDYFSEAEIEFTNKTVLDLGCGAGLLGIVALQGEAARVHFQDYNSTVIDEITLPNVVANCTSESRRMGSGKDRKGSKPPSKRPRKAEGSPDVLKRCRFFSGEWSQVSQLLLNSKPCLKYDLILTSETIYNPDYYSALHDTLAQLLDRNGRVYLASKVHYFGVGGGTYLFEKFIEDKKVFKTRMVKTIDQGLQRCIMEITFKNSC